A single genomic interval of Sinorhizobium meliloti harbors:
- a CDS encoding ABC transporter ATP-binding protein — MSLLEFKKVERRFPLKRSLVDVLANRDQVYLHAVRGVDLSVKQGEILGIVGESGCGKSTLARIGVGLQPSNGGHVVFDGKPLDGPDRAGRLQMVFQDPYSSLNPRMTIGAQLEEVVAHYRPNLSRADRRSEVRRVLDDVSLVSETAVKFPHALSGGQRQRVSIARALCANPQVLVADEPVSALDASVQAQIINLLKAINREKGLTIIFISHDMNVVRYFCDRVAVMYLGEIVELQESTCLFGAPRHPYTQALIASVPDVRKPQSLRQPIAGEIPDPFAVLPGCRFVPRCPLAEAACRLPQPELPLDTGGFVRCWKAAGAPT, encoded by the coding sequence TGAAGCGCAGCCTTGTGGACGTGCTCGCAAACCGCGATCAGGTCTATCTTCATGCGGTGCGCGGCGTCGATCTGTCGGTGAAGCAGGGGGAAATCCTCGGCATCGTCGGCGAATCCGGTTGCGGCAAGAGTACCCTGGCGCGGATCGGCGTCGGGCTCCAGCCCAGCAATGGCGGACACGTCGTCTTCGATGGCAAGCCGCTTGACGGGCCGGATCGGGCCGGCCGCCTGCAAATGGTGTTTCAGGACCCCTATTCCTCGCTAAACCCACGCATGACTATCGGGGCACAGCTCGAAGAGGTCGTGGCCCATTACAGGCCCAATCTATCGCGCGCCGATCGGCGCTCCGAGGTCCGGCGCGTGCTGGATGATGTGAGCCTGGTTTCCGAGACGGCGGTGAAATTCCCCCACGCGCTCTCCGGCGGGCAGCGCCAGCGGGTATCCATCGCGCGTGCTCTGTGCGCCAATCCGCAGGTTCTCGTGGCGGACGAGCCGGTTTCGGCGCTGGACGCGTCCGTGCAGGCGCAGATCATCAACCTGTTGAAGGCGATCAATCGCGAAAAGGGACTGACCATCATCTTCATCTCGCACGACATGAATGTCGTGCGGTATTTCTGCGACCGTGTGGCGGTGATGTATCTCGGCGAGATCGTCGAATTGCAAGAGAGCACCTGCCTCTTTGGCGCTCCACGCCACCCCTACACGCAGGCGCTGATTGCCTCGGTGCCGGACGTTCGCAAGCCGCAGTCGCTGCGGCAGCCGATTGCCGGCGAAATACCCGATCCCTTTGCCGTTCTGCCCGGCTGCCGTTTCGTCCCGCGCTGCCCGCTTGCCGAGGCCGCCTGTCGCTTGCCTCAGCCGGAGCTGCCGCTCGACACGGGTGGCTTCGTCCGCTGCTGGAAAGCCGCCGGCGCCCCGACATAA
- a CDS encoding D-amino-acid transaminase, giving the protein MDRDRIVYLNGEYLSETEAKVSIFDRGFLFADAVYEVTSVIDGKLVDFEGHAARLERSLGELVIRNPFSRDTLLTIHRELVRQNEIVEGLVYMQISRGNPGDRDFIFPTDDVQPTVVLFTQSVPNLVDAPKASAGIKVISIADLRWSRRDIKTVQLLYPSMAKMMAKKAGADDGWFVQDGFVTEGTANNAYIVKNGQIVTRALSSDILHGITRATLLHYAREAQINVIERNFSIEEAQHADEAFVTGASTFVMPVVEIDGRKIGSGTPGPVGKRLRELYIEECRRNAV; this is encoded by the coding sequence ATGGATAGAGACCGGATCGTTTATCTAAACGGAGAATATCTGTCGGAGACCGAGGCGAAGGTTTCGATCTTCGACCGTGGCTTTCTGTTTGCCGATGCAGTCTACGAGGTAACATCGGTCATCGACGGCAAGCTGGTGGATTTCGAGGGACACGCCGCGCGGCTCGAGCGCTCGCTTGGGGAGTTGGTCATCCGAAACCCGTTTTCGCGGGATACGCTGCTGACCATCCACCGTGAGCTGGTGAGGCAGAACGAAATCGTCGAGGGTCTAGTTTACATGCAGATTTCCCGCGGGAATCCAGGCGACCGCGATTTCATCTTCCCGACCGATGACGTTCAGCCGACGGTCGTTCTCTTTACCCAATCCGTCCCCAATCTCGTGGACGCACCCAAGGCATCGGCTGGCATCAAGGTGATCTCGATCGCGGACCTGCGTTGGTCCCGCCGCGACATCAAGACGGTCCAACTGCTCTATCCCTCTATGGCTAAAATGATGGCGAAGAAGGCGGGAGCCGATGACGGCTGGTTCGTGCAGGATGGCTTCGTCACCGAGGGGACGGCGAACAACGCCTATATCGTCAAGAACGGCCAGATCGTCACCCGCGCATTATCCAGCGACATCCTGCACGGCATCACGCGTGCCACCTTGCTACATTATGCCCGGGAAGCACAGATCAACGTCATTGAGCGGAATTTTTCGATAGAGGAAGCGCAGCATGCGGACGAAGCCTTTGTCACGGGCGCCTCGACCTTTGTCATGCCCGTCGTAGAAATCGATGGCCGCAAGATCGGGAGCGGTACACCCGGGCCGGTCGGCAAGCGTTTGCGCGAGCTCTATATCGAGGAATGCCGTAGAAACGCGGTCTGA
- a CDS encoding serine hydrolase, with amino-acid sequence MFFKSNADWTGRCESIKARLLEQFSDQGLTPDNFGFVALRENGFGEAPDGFSYRGNWRCYPCSLVKAFHLVHVLSAIDAGRVEDHEELSRAMRDMILWSTNTGTNYVIDVVTGTTGDTLLEGESFDAWRDKREALNRFFRDLGWPEFEGCNISQKLMDDVRYGREAQYSGRSGEYLNVLTPLAAARLFHEIFAGTVPLSDVARTRAQDILLRDRESAEAKQPRFQVADFLGAGAPAEARIWSKAGQNSWTGDPRASYYKHDLIRIAMPGNASIIICLMTQGKQICEVYPKAVPEIGKVFYDILLA; translated from the coding sequence ATGTTCTTCAAATCCAACGCCGACTGGACCGGTCGCTGCGAAAGCATCAAGGCCCGCCTTCTCGAGCAATTCAGTGATCAGGGATTGACGCCCGACAATTTCGGCTTCGTCGCATTGCGGGAGAACGGTTTCGGCGAGGCGCCGGACGGCTTCAGCTATCGCGGTAACTGGCGGTGCTATCCGTGCAGCCTGGTCAAGGCTTTCCACCTCGTCCATGTGCTGAGCGCCATTGACGCCGGCCGCGTCGAGGACCACGAGGAATTGTCCCGTGCGATGCGGGACATGATCCTCTGGTCGACCAATACCGGCACCAATTATGTGATCGACGTGGTCACCGGCACGACCGGCGACACGCTCCTGGAGGGTGAAAGCTTCGACGCATGGCGCGATAAACGCGAGGCGCTGAACCGCTTCTTCCGCGACCTGGGCTGGCCCGAATTCGAAGGCTGCAACATCAGCCAGAAGCTCATGGACGACGTTCGCTATGGTCGGGAGGCCCAATATTCCGGGCGATCCGGTGAGTATCTCAACGTTCTGACACCGCTTGCCGCTGCGCGGCTCTTTCATGAGATCTTTGCCGGCACGGTTCCGCTGTCCGATGTAGCTCGTACCCGGGCGCAGGATATTCTGCTGCGCGACCGCGAGAGCGCGGAGGCGAAGCAGCCGCGTTTTCAAGTTGCTGATTTTCTCGGAGCGGGGGCGCCGGCTGAGGCGCGCATCTGGAGCAAGGCGGGGCAGAATTCCTGGACGGGCGATCCGCGCGCATCCTATTACAAGCACGACCTCATTCGGATTGCCATGCCCGGTAACGCGTCGATCATCATCTGCCTTATGACCCAAGGAAAGCAGATCTGCGAAGTTTACCCGAAAGCCGTGCCAGAAATAGGTAAAGTATTCTATGACATCCTTCTTGCCTGA